The genomic DNA cacacacacacacacacacacacacacacacaattaactTGATCCAGTGTACATTAGTTCTTTGTGAGACAACATTTCTTATGGCAAGACATTCAGACTACACATTTAATAAAGACCTGACAAAGACATTCTCTCAACAGTGGAAGTAATaaggtgcaaaaaaaaaaaaaaaaaaagaggcgtTAGATGATCTGAGTACATGATGAAACATTTCCAACGTCTTCCAAGAAACCCAAGCCTGAACTCGTCCTCGGCGTTTGACAGCTGAAGTGGATGCGCAAGTCCTCGCCAGTCTTTGATTAGTTTGGTTATGATGGCGTGGGTTTGAAACAACGATCACTTGGAAATCCATCCAGCTTTTAAATTACGACGCGGGGACTGGATGTCCATTGGGCCAAGTCGTCGAGGGTGTCGCCTTATGAAGAGAAGCCAAAAACATTGAATCAGTCTCAAGATTTATGTACTTATCGCCAAACTAACAAAGCACATTACAGAAATGGTTTCAAGCAAGAggcaacaaaacagaacaactaaaacatgaaatgattgAAAATTGCGGAGGGGCATTCAGAATAATGTCATAAATACGTGATGTTTGGGGCCTGTAAGTACTGTCCTGacttcaaacaaataaatgaatcagaaTAAAAATCAGCTCTCTGCAGCATCTATAAAGACATTCTATGCTCAGATAATCGAAACCTCTGGAATCAGGATTTAACAGTCATGAAAGGCATCTTTGGATAACACTGATGAGTTAACGTGCAGACTCCTCAGACACCGCCACCCTCTCACCTCGTCCAGCAGCCTCTCCACACTTTGGTGAGCAGCGTCGCTCTGAGCGCAGCGCACCCTCTGATGTATAGGATGGGTGTCAGGGAGGCATTGACTCGTGGCAAAATGCGGAGAGGGTCGGTACCCTCATTTTTAAAGGTATAACAGGTCGAATCAAAGAAATTACAGGCTATAACGTAACAGAATATGGGGAGCCACGTCCCTAAGAAAAACACAGCCACCACCAGTATGAGATTCACTGAGGAGCGCTTGGTCTCTCTCGCCTCAGAGGGTGGCTCCCTGTCCAGCTGGTATCTGGCTATGATGAACAGCCTAATATTCAGCCCTATCATTATAATCACTGTGAATATGTTGCTCACAAACGTCCCAATGCTCGTGACCTTTTTGGCTACCCCGACTGGGACCAGGTTGTTCACAGCGACGATCAGGAAAGCGTACAGCCAGTAGGAAAAGATGACCAACACGGTCCTGTTTCGGGTCATTCGGGTCGAGTATTTAAAAGGGGACACCACCGCATGGTACCTGTCCGCCTGCGCGGCCAGGATGGCCATGTAAGACAGCCCAAGAAATGTAGGTGCGATGTAAAAGGTTCTCGTGGGGGAGGCGAAGTTCTCCCTCACATCGAGCACGCCGACATAATAATATGAGACGCCGGTGCAGATGTCACTGAAGCAGGTGCTCAGCATGTACATGAAGCGGTTCTCGCTGCGCAGCGCCTTGTTCAGCAGTATGGACAGGGACACGGACGCGTTTAGAAAAATGATGGCTGCAGCCAGGAAGATGCTGAAAAGAATCATCAATACATTGCCAAAGCTGGTGGGGGGCAGCACAAGAGACAAACGCTGGCTGCTGTTACTCATCGATGCGGAGAAAAGAGGTGTGCAACAGTGCTCAGTTCATTGCACAGCGAGGACTGGCAGCAGAGCGGCTGAGGGCTGCACCTCTGCTCTGATTTATGGATGAAGCACAGTCAAGCTTACAGGAAGACGTCGACCCCTATGACTTTAATTCCCATGGACGACAAGTCAACAAGCTAATGACAAAACAGCCAACAACTTAATCAGATAACTGCATTAATGAGCCTTAATATTATTGACTAAATACATATTTATCATTACCTCAGTGCATGGATAGGTTTATCAACATTATCATCACAGCTTGAAGTTTAAGAATTTTATATACAAACTTTCAGCACTTTGTATATAAAATTGTGAGTTGAAGAACATAAGGGTCACTAAAGTGATTTTAAATACATGTACAGTGcttaacaaatttattagaCCACCATCCAAAGTAAGGTTTATGCCACAGCTGCcctaaattaacagcattggtaattaccaaaatttttttttgtttgtttctgtagtGCTTAATACACCAATATGTGAAGCTCTTTAACCgaaatgatatttttaatgctaaaatataattattattgttatccatgaattttcaaatttactgatttacaacccccccccccccccccccccccccgaaaaaaCAGTAATGCACTGTTATTTCTTCATTAATATGTCAAATTATAGTTATTTACTTGCattcctgaacagaaaaaataGTTTTAGTGGTTGAATGTTGTGCTTGATTCATTTGTGACTTCTCAGAGAAGCCCAGTGAGCCGGCTCAaataaaaaggtgaattcagtttgaaattcctCATTCCTGTTCAAAATGGTAAAACGTCGagagctcactgaaaatgaaagagtccgCATTAAAGCATTTCATGATGCGGGATGGTCTCTGAGACAAATGGGGAAAGACGTGAAGTGTTCTCACAGTGTGGTCACGTATGCTTTGGAGTCAATTGCCGAGACTGGTACACCGCAGTGAAGTCAGTTTTAAGTTGGATATTCGACAGACATTCGCCGCTCCAACATTTCAAGTGCACCCGTATTTCATGCTTTACAGTAAACACACGGAGCAGAGCGGATCTCATGCAGCCTGGGTAATACTGATTCTGAGTCAactggtcacatgacctgagagCTATTGAGctagatttaaaatgtaaaaacaagaggtgtatctcatgcagccagtggagtactatcatcccacactgattttgactcaattggtcacatgacctgggagcTATTGAGCTTCACTGGGGAAGAGGCAGGAAACGAAAGTGAACTGAAGCAGATGTCAGACACCTCAAAATGTTAAGTACtagagaaagaaggaagacCAGTGCAGATCTTCAGGCAGAGATGAATGCTTAgatcagagtctgagaaagtcTCCAGAATGACCATATGCAGACGACTGACGGAACAAGGTTTGAAGGGAAGAATAGCTGCTAAGAAGCCATTATTGAGgcctgcaaacatccagaaacGCCTCAGGTTTGCCAgggagcacaaacacaaactgactgTTGATGACTGGAAGAAGGTACTCTGGACGGACGAATCCAAGTTTGAACTCTTCGGTCAGCATCGTCATGTTTATGTCCAAAGAACAGCCGGAGAACGTTTTGATGCCAGATGCATtgcacccacagtgaaacacgGTGGAGATTCCATCATGGTACAGGGTTACATTTGTGGAAACGGCGTGGGCAAATCAGTGAAAATCGACGGTATCATGAACAAGACCGTCTACCACATCTTAGCGCATCATGGAATCCCTTCTGGACTGAATCTGATTAGGTGTGGGTTCATATcccaacaagacaatgaccccaagcatacttcaaagctgtgcagactatttgaccaagaaaaagGAATATGGAGTACTGGAACTGATGGACTGGCCAAGTCAAAGTCAGGATTTGGATCCTATTGAACAAATTTGGGACTTAGTAGATTCAAAGATTGATCGCACAAAAGTTTCATCTAAAGCAAGTCTGTGGGAACAGCTAGAAACTATTTGGAACTCGCTAACAAAAGAGACTGtcgaaaagtacataaaaacacTTCCAGCAAGAATGCAGGTTGTTATCAAGGCCAAAGGAGGCCATACAAAATATGACGTTTTTTGGTTACTATGTGTGAAAAATGACTATTTAGTCGCTTCAGTTTGTTATTTTCccaata from Chaetodon trifascialis isolate fChaTrf1 chromosome 6, fChaTrf1.hap1, whole genome shotgun sequence includes the following:
- the LOC139332161 gene encoding adenosine receptor A2a-like — its product is MSNSSQRLSLVLPPTSFGNVLMILFSIFLAAAIIFLNASVSLSILLNKALRSENRFMYMLSTCFSDICTGVSYYYVGVLDVRENFASPTRTFYIAPTFLGLSYMAILAAQADRYHAVVSPFKYSTRMTRNRTVLVIFSYWLYAFLIVAVNNLVPVGVAKKVTSIGTFVSNIFTVIIMIGLNIRLFIIARYQLDREPPSEARETKRSSVNLILVVAVFFLGTWLPIFCYVIACNFFDSTCYTFKNEGTDPLRILPRVNASLTPILYIRGCAALRATLLTKVWRGCWTR